The nucleotide window gtcctgattaccGGTggtgccactactcaccatatactGAGAGGCATATGTCACCACATTCTCCCAGGCTACACAGGATGTGGATTGGGGTGTGAAAAACCAACgaaacttgtgtttgcatttttacaaatgtgtagagcagtacaatttctcagagaggtcaggtctcctgttcccatggtgcattcactataactgcccaatttccctgctttttaaaatttgatagaaatatctgtgggctataggtacattcttaaaacgcaagatttgttgcctattagtgaactcttgtggctgtataatatatatatatatgaacgtaattgtgattaaccaaacagaggtttttattatattaacaaaacgtttccgcttccgccttcatcagctgccaacatacaaatgctgttaccaaggtggcagttctagagctttgaggatggaatgctcagaggggcttcacttgcagaagctaagtggtggtggtactgtcctccaggttcaggccatgtggtgccaatgtgtccagagagtaaatccaaaagttctcccttttggtcaatgctgctggatctgctggcatctttatcgctgtaatggaaagtccaacaggctgtgacccgtGATGTtacaatgctttgcaactggttgctccacttttttgtcaaaattgccgacttgtggttcctgaagtgcgtgCGTAGGTACCTTTTCTATTGTACTGATATTGGActgttatatctgtttttaatatagTTTTTAACTGAAACTTAAGCatttgttgtaaatcactttagaattttttttacatGTAAGTGATTAACAAATTGATTAACCTGAACACaatttaacatttttttttctggagcCGTCACTGGTTAAGTATCTATTAAAACTGAACCCATTTGTAAAGAGAGTGCTAAAGTGTTAATGGTTCTccattcactgtatttttatgtgTTGTCTCTACTCAGTTCTACTTAGAGAAagcccatggaaattaatggccatgacaTATCTACTGGGAGTAGAACTTGGAGCTGCATATAATTCCTTGATTTGTCACGAGCTATTGAAGATAGGATGTCCCTTATATCTTTTTTTGTTGAGGGGGAGGTAATTCTGGCCTTAAAAGGTGATGGTGTAAAACTGCTGAACaatctttttattgatttatCAAAATGTCTGtaacacttgattgtaataaaacttcaaagcagtttactGTAATATAAAACTTTGAAATGATCAATAAAAGACAGAATAGCCTTATCTAAACAGAATTGTTTTAAGCAAGCACTGGGAAGAGTACATGAAGgctcctgcctgatgtcaacaggcagagGGTTTGTGCAGTCTTGCTAAGCTGTTCTATACACTAGGTGAAGATTATATACTGTAGATTCCAGGAGAGAGAATATAACAAGCAGGATGTCCTATCCTGCACAGATGTAATGTAGTTTTGTTGTCTGCATTCAGCCCTCAGAAAATTACACAGGTGATCAATAAAGTTATAATGCTGAAAATAACTTACATTTTTTCTTCATTGAAAGTAAATTTCCAGATGTGATTTCTTCTTTACACTTCAGCCTCTTTAGAGTGTTCTGCATTCTTCAAGTCACCAATAACAAGTTTGCGCATCCATGCAGTTGAAGATGTCTATATACCCTTGCAGTATGAAGCTTTTACCATGGGGTGGAGCATATAAGATTTTTCATTTGTAGTGGCTTGGTCTCAGGAGTCCAACACAACACAACTTAATAATTGTGTTCCTTGAGACTTGGACCCAAGAGTCTGAGACAAATCAGCAATCAAGTCATGCAGACAAAATAACTTTCTGGACTGTACTTCTGCTAATAGCAGTTGCCAGCTAGTAGCTCAGTGCTGTTAGGTACATGAGAATGATAAAGCAAACATGAAGAGAATTGTCTTCTGAACTACTGttaaaaattgatttttaaaatacttgttttcgattttaaatttaaatgttttactgattttatcctTGTTTATCAACAATATCCTCTTTTTATTCCTAGGCCCCTTTCCTGATTTGCTAGGGGACATCTCTGGGATTCAAAACCTAATCCTATTTGTCCAGTGTGGCCCATCATAtctagggaggaggatggaaatGGACCACTtcagggtccatttctactcatCTCTATTACTTAGGGGCTTAAAATGTCTCCCTATTGGTCCACAGTTGGGTGATATATCCATAAAGAGATCACATACCTCTATGGACCCAATCTGGAGAGGGGGCTGGAAGTGGAATCATTTGGCTTACATTTCCTGCACTCCATTTTgatttagggcttatccaaacggagcgggataatccacggtttccatattcggtttgtcatctgatagtcctcactttgccttttagttcgctctttcccaattaaaaaaatgcttttttgcacccgcacacacagcggtaagacccctatattcttttcgctttttccaagctccacttctaaaacctcccccatcaaccaattggtcagcaaaaaaatgatgtatgctcctctccccctttgcaacgaagcacaatatggctgtaaaggagttctcgcctcggaaggaaaggctgctggttggtttcatgcctgccttcccatggagaatgaaattgacaaagcttacgggagcaggcttgaaaccgaccagaagcccttttcttaataataataataataataataataataataataataataataataataataatgataatttatttctgagtcgcctatctggccgaattaatggccactctaggcgacgtacattaatacactaaaatacaatataaaatagataagaccatcaatcatctaacccactcttctagttaataacacgttaacaactaacccatcccagaaatcccataggcctgcctgaatagccaggtcttcaaggctcggcggaaactaattaaggagggggcatgatgaagatcaaacgggagggaattccagagggtgggggccacaattgaaaatgccctctctctggtccgcaccaaccttgctgttttagttggtggaaccgagaggaggtcctgtgtggctgatctcgtcaggcggcatgattggtgatgctggaggcactccttcagataaacctgtcttgtttgcatttgcgatattacacttaaatgaatgtatgcttttctacctttattgatatttaaggagatacacacactggcaatgcacttatttctccaaaaaagcaagaaatgtgtccccccctccttctccctttccttcccatgaagaatgaaattgacaaagctttccagagcagacttgaaactgaccagaagcccttttcttgtttgcatttgcgatattacacttaaacaaatgtatgcttttctgatttgaagcaaaaaccccagcaagtagaatgaaattgacaaggctttcggaggcagggtgaaactgaccacccccctttctcgcttgctgtgcattgcagacctcacccagagtggccacccagtttgcaggctggcaaaaaatagaatgcatctgcacagtagttgcagccCCCCctaacaccccaccattgtgatgattggttcaattttcccaggcttattctcgcacatgcacaaaagtgcagatacgtgattggctggaatgaggagaaggggcaaggggaaatgcccaagaactgcccatcagctgtaaagtccacggtattgcatcctaactcctgaaggcacagcagatgattcccgaatttaaacagcaaatcacatttttgccggtattgcaaggagcggatttaatccgcgaaaatgcgtaacagcgtgagacgtcatttggacgaccaaaaaataatgaacacacatagcgggcatgtcacacattttgcagtcgtctggatgagcccttagagaAATGAAACTTCATGAGTTCACTGAAGACCACATGCTCATAGAGGGGAAACATGCCTTCCCTGTTGACGACCCTTCATTTAGTGGTGGAATATCTGGGGTGGGGAAGCCAGTGATATCATCAAACAGAAGGAGGTTGTGCTAAATTAACAGGAGCTGTGCTTTCTGTACTACTGACATGATACCAAAGGGATTCTTGAggaaagaggaaagcaagcatcACTGGCCTATGGATTGGTTGCCATGTTTTActtcctgggaggcagggggtttagaacagagcttggaaaagttacttttttgaactacaactcccatcagcccaagccagcatggccactgggttgggctgatggcagttgtagttcaaaaaagtaacttgtccaagctctggtttagacACTCAAAGACCGTTGGTGCTCTGGCTGGTGGCAGAGGCCATAATATATACCTCCATTTGTTTCCACAGTGCTCAATATGCCAATACAAAGCTCATTTTCCTCTATGATGAAAAGCACATTCTGCAGTCTTGTATGCTTTATTTTATGTCTAGCCACAGAAGAAGATAAATAAGTTCAGTCAAGGATTAAAATGGTTAGGCTGAATGTTGGCTTCTGCAGCAACAGCCCAAGGACCAAAGAACACCGAGAAGCTGTGCCCTGTCTTCTAAGAAGACAGCCCCATAATGCTGCAGAAACCGAACTTTTactctccaatctcttcacctgCCAGACTCCACACCACAAGAGGTGATCAGCTGCAGCTTGATTGCCTCTAATCACCTTAAAAAGGACAGCTAGACCTCTCTGCAGGTCCTCCAAGAACAAGTCACAACCCATAATGGAAAGATGAATTCTATCATCACTTAACAAATGGGATGCATTGTAAGCAAATCCAGACTGGTACACTGCACAAAATCATTTTCACTGAGGATAATTACTAAAACATGAGGACAGGGTCCAGTAGAATAGACCCTGTATACTGTAGGAAGaaatctcccccccacacacacacacacaggacatTCCCCTCTGAGTTTCCCACTGCAGCATGACCCAGGCTGAAAGCTGCAACTGTGTCCTGACTTGAGACAAGCCAGCCCTCTGGTGGGCCCAGAAAAGAATGGAGAGTCTACACAGGACAATGTGTAAAGGAACCGGAAGGTGAACCAAACCtgaaaaaagatgaaaaggacaaTTAACAGGAGGCAAATGCCGACTAGTACCTAACATAGACGTTGAATGCAGCAGACTGCCATCTGCCTATGGCCTGGGTCACATCTGGGGGGaggcctgtgacgcccttcccaggctctccctgtcaggttcctacttgcgcgtggctactgcctgtcactaggcaccaccagggactccaccagtccggactgtccttttttattgtttctctccccgctctagcacagatctcaacagatccccctgctaggcaaccaccagtcacgtcctaatactagtattcccagagactctgaatactggtattgttattctcttcaccgctgccaccatttgttacagttccccttcagccttggtcattaccttaccctcccttctggtctgtgaaaccccagccaaggatcaggcctttggtaaaccaaattaagtatttattaaagataacaaagctaacaagattaacaagatttcttcttaaggcacataagcatatggttttactcaatactaatccgaactccacccccctccttctccactctctcctggcaaacaactctctaaaccccaccaaacaacccactctttctcttctccccccagattccactctcactcttccttttatacgttcagccattttaaacactcagccaatcatctagcattctactgcccattcactccccctcctctttcactccacttaccatgtatcttctaaacaaccaacacttaccatatatacattaatataggaacatcacaaggcccACGAGAACTGTGGCAGTAGCCACCTCATTTGGAATGAGTGAAGACCAAATGCCCTAGGCACTTGCCCACTAGCTAACAAGGGTTTCCGTAACATGGACCAACACTGATACTGTGTCAGGGCGGACCTGTCCTGGTGAATGAACAAACAGCCTTGGCCACTGGCACTGGAAGAACAATAAGCCAGCATAGCTGCCACAGAGCATAAGTTCAACAGAGGGCATGAGCCCAACACTATCAGCCttgttcgccgccctgggctcctgcagggaggaagggcaggatataaatcaaataataaataaacaaacaaagcaatcaatcagtcaatcccACCCTTGCTTCTTTGGTCTGTCTTAGACCTATTCAGAGTAAGCTGTATGGAGGAATCAGAAATAACACAATCCCCAGAACACAAGGACCTGCCAAACACATCATTCTTGGAAGATGCCTGGAGCTCCCTAGGACCTAGGACCACATAAAAGGCAGTAAGAGCTTCTGGTGCAAACAGGTCGGCCTCATAGAGGGAAGAGCAAAATTGGCCGAACCTGGGCAGCAGCTGTAGGCTTATGTCTGGGGTAATAGGCTTATGCTTATCAGGAATTGCAGGGCTGGAGCATGCCCAACCTTCCAACATCTTCCTGATCCTGAAGTCTGAGGTAAACTCCCTCATTTCTTCTGCCTTAGAAACAAAAGTCAGAGCAGATAAATTACCCGCAATGGTGCCCACTGCCCTGCCAGAAGTCTTAAGGGACACCATGAACTGCATTAAGTGATCCGCTGAGATGGGACATTCCTGAGGCAAGCCCTGCAAAACCCTGAACTGCTGAAATCCCTTACAGCTGTAATGGTAAGTCCATCCAGTCCTGGCTGCTAATGCTGGCTTGATGGCTGCATGGCCCTGtaactcccaaggctccacaggtaAGCTGGCATTGGTGTAGGGTCGGGAGATGTGTGAGGAGCTAACTCCCAGAAATGCTCCATCTGGAAGCGAGAGAGGGCATCAGCTGTGCAGTTTAGAAGGCCCAGAACATGCCGAGCTACAAACAagttattaaaatgcaaacactggAAAACAAATGCCTGTACCAGATGCATCACCTGAATGGATTTAGAGGTCTGGGCATTAACAACACACACTGTGTCCTGATTgtcagaccagaactggacaatCTGGTTCTGAAAAGCCTAGGGCCATAAGTGCACAGCTACAAGAATGCTAAATCAGTAGTGACCCCAGCATCTTGCCATGCCTGTGACCACTAGTCTGCTCTAAAGACGACCCTGAAGCCCAGAACCCCTGTAGCCTCAGACATCACCTGCAGCTCAGTCTCAAGCAGCAACTTCCAAAAAGAGGGGTCTTATATTCCTTGAGGAAGGCAAGCCACATGCATAAGTCCTCCCTTATGCCAGCAGATACCCTAATAAAATGAGCCCGTGAATGAACAGCCCTCATTGCATCACGAAGATGCCTGAGGAATGCCCTGCCGGGTGATATCACTTTAGACGCAAATACTAGATGCCCCACCAACTCTTGTAGTTGTAGCAAAATCAGGTTTTGAACTACCATCGGCTTGCCCAACTGTATGCCAGCAAATTGTCAGCAGGCAGCTGAGAGGATTGGGAAACTATGTCAAGCTGGATGTCCAAGAACATAAGGGAAGTAGTTGGACTCTTGGATTTTTCCTGTTCCAAAGGAACTCCCAGTTCCTCTGAGAGGTTTGAGAAAGTATTGATTAAGTGGGAACACTGGGAGGTACCAACTGCCCCAACAAACAAGAAATTGTCCAAGTAATGGGCAGTGATGAAagaaccagacctgaccctcaaCTCCGATTCAGGGAAGATGTTGAGAGCTTCAAAGGCTGAGCAAGAGACAGAACAGCCCATGGGCATTGCCCTGTTAACATAGTATTTGCCCTGAAGCCTGAAGCCCAGAAGGTCAACATCTGGCGGGTGAACAAGGAGCAGGCATCTGGCCAACAATGCTCCACCCTGACCCACTGCACTACCCTGACCATCTTATCAAATGAGGTGTAACACACAGGCACATTTCCTGTGAGATACCGTTGTTTACAGACCTCGCCCCTTTTGGGAAGGACAAGTTATGTATTAGGCGGAATTCCCCAGACTGCTTCTTGGGGACAATGCCCAAAGGAAAAACATGAAGCCCAAGTATAGGGGGGCAGGAATATGGACCAGAAACATAAATTTGTCTAAATTGTCACTGGTACAGATGTATTTCAGCAGTAGAGTGGGTGAAACCCAGCAGTTTGACAAAGTGTTTTAATCCCTTTGTTTCTCCTGCCATAGGTTTGCTTCCCCAAACAATATTTGTGTTGCACTGACATTGTcctgtaaatatttttattatttattttttaatttatatattattaatCATTGCTAAGGTTTttaacatctatctatctatctcagagcttggaaaagttcctttttgaaactacagctcccatcatccccagccagcatggccactggattgggctgatgggagttgtagttcaaaaaagtaacttttccaagctctgatctatctatctatctatctatctatctatctatctatctatctatctatctatctatctatctatctatctatctatctatctatctatctatctatctatctatctatctatctatcacatttatatcccacctttcctccaaggagctcatggtgacatacaaacatacaaataAGTGACCCATTGGATAGTAGAGAagcggaatagaaatattttaaataaataaatgacacaaATAAACATGGTTCTCTCACTCCAATTTTAAATTTGAAGCAGGCATTatggattattttattattatatcttGTAAAATGCTGTACACTGCCTTAAAGGGACAATTTCACTCTAAAAGATTGTGGCTCAGTTCCCATGTAACACTGAGCCAAATCATGGCAAGAACAAACCTTAGTTTCAGCTCATGGTTtatctggagtgagacaaaccaagAGCCCAGGTTTGGATGCAATGCTGAGCCGAACCCCAGCTTACCCCAGGGTGGTGCAGCAGCAGGATGCAGGGAAGCACAGAGACTGTGATCCTCACTTTGGGAACTTTTACATTTGCTTAAATGTTGTAAGCaatggtttggtttttttttttttaattaattagtaTTTTTATAGTACAGGCAAGTATACACTAATAATGAAAAGTCAATCAAACCAAGGTATATAGAGATCTCAAACATAATCTATTTTATTCAATATATCCATTCTTGCTATTCTTTCGTAAGGAGCTATGAATTGTAGATGGTATTAGTGTTTATCTTAAAATCATCTATttgatttttgttgtattgtattttaaaactttCATTCTAAACCACTTTTCTGGGAGGTGGGGCGATGAACAAATTGAATAAACTaaacctaacctaacctaaccatTCATTCTGGTGTCGTCTTGGATcaacaatttattatttttttattcaaTTTCCATCTGCTGTATCTCTTTTTGTTATCTCCAATAatatttctactcagagtagacccattgaatcaaTGGTGATGACTCACTTTGGTGCACTGATTTTAATAAGTCTGTTTTGAATAGAAATCAGTTGGATGCAATACTTTGATTTGCCATGCTGAAAACCATGACATGCAAGGTGTACCAATAGGCTTGTGTACTCCAGCCCCCATGGGAAcgtgtgtgtaggggggagggGACCACTACCATCATATTGCAAAGGGAGGCACATTCAAAGAACCAACAGGGCTGGAGCGGTTGCTGGTTTACCAAAATAAACACTCAGATATATTCAAGGTAAGTTTGACAGTTAATAATTgtcaaacattttccccactttttatttatttttaaaagccttctcAAATGAACACGTTTAACTCTTAgatatctcccctcccccagtttgcTGTGATTTCATAGGCCTAATCAGTTAGctcaaaaatgttaaaattagaAGATGTATTTCTCAAAATATACAGAAATTTTATGGGTGTGAACCATCCTAGGTTAGGCCATATTCAACAGAATTCTATgagataatttttatttttcagaaaattCACAAGAacacatatacatacaaaaatgcatattttctgAGAAATCacgtacaaaatgtgtattttaggaggaCATGTATGCACTTTAGAAAATGCACACTTGTGTGGAAGTGCATTCAGTTTAAATGTGTTTCTTTTTGTTCATTACATTATCATTGtaatggattattttttttaatctgacaAAAATTGCAATTATCATTGTGGTAAAATATATCACCACCTATTTTGAAAGTCCCCATATTTCCCTTTGAACTATTCCCATGATCAAGGAGTGCAAAGGAAGAAATAATATAGGaaacagaaaaaggaagaaaTTGCAGAACACTGCATTCACCCCATGCATCTTGGTACTTGAGGAACTcaataaaatatatgttttcttgcttgcttgcttgcttgctcactatAATATGTAAGTTATCTATATATTTGTGGATGTTGTAAATGACCCTGAAGAGTGCCCCAAACCCAATAACTTAGACAAAGCATTTTTTACTtctttgtttctcatgctgtAGATTATTGGATTGAACATGGGTGGAAAAATAGCATACATCACAGTTAATACCAAGTCCAGATGAGATGGAGTGTTAGAGGGAGGCCTGAGGTAAGCAAAACATCCAGTGAAACAAAATACAAAGAAGACTATGAAGTGGGGTAGACAAGTTGAGAAGACCTTTTTCCTTCCCTGAATGGAAGAGATTTTCAGAACAGCACTGAAGATGTGGACATAAGTGACACCAATGTACACAAAGCAGCTCAACGTAAGTATAAAACTCATCACAATAGCTCCAATTTCTATTAAGTGTAAGTTAGAGCAGGCAAGTGGAAGTAACTGTGGGATCTCACAGAAGAACTGATTGATAACATTGGAGCAGAAAGGGGATGCAAAAGTTCCACCAGTGTGCAGCACTGCATAAAGAAATCCAGCAATCCACACAGCACCAACCCTTTTGGTGCAGGCTGCTCTGTTCATCACCATTTCATATTGCAATGGATTGCAAATGGCAATATACCGATCGTATGCCATGACTGTGAGGAGAAAGAAATCAGAGACTGCAAAGAACATGTATCCAAACACTTGGACCACACATCCAACATAAGAAATGTGCCTAGTATTCATGAGGGAATTGACCAAGGATTTGGGAACAATTACTGAAATAGTACCTATGTCCTGGATGGCCAGGTTCATCAGAAAGAAGTACATGGGACTGTGAAGGTGGTGGTCAAAGGCTACTGCAAAGATGATGAGAAGATTCCCTGATACAGTTATCAGGTACAGTCCCAGGAAGAGAAAGAAGTGCAGAATCTGCAGTTCCCGGATTGCTGAGAATTCAAGGAGCAGAAACACAGAGATGTAGGATTTGTTATATAAATGTTCATTCATTACTGAAATGGTTTCCTCCTATGAAAGAAAAGAGAACAATGAATGCTTAACGAAATTATGTTCTTGTAACCAATATTtaaggatggggttcactgcctagttctggTCCGCTTGCGTTCCGATAGTCCATTGTTCATTCCCAATCCTCCCTTTTCTTATTCCCTCTTGATCTGGAACTTGCTGATTCAATCCACTATTCTTTATTTGCAGAAAAATAATGACATAATTTGTAACAAAAATGCTTACAGAAAATTTCAGTGTTCCATGTGGATGTTTTCCCCCAATTATATATTAATTAGGCAAATAATcccctttgagtctgtctcttgctttGGGCTAACAGATGTGCTGCTTGACGATTTGGTAGGGCATGACATtaggtttttttccccccttctcctGCCTGATTGCTGCATTGATAtttgcatcatttatttattccCCTGGTAAATTCTCAGTAAATTCACAGTTTTCCTCCTACTTATTATTATGGGGGAGTGTTATGCCCATACAGTCATAGCTGCTTTTTATTAGACTCACTCTATTTCACACTTCCTTCCATTATTTCGTAACAATGTCAAAACTGAAGGACAATTTAACATTTCACAGTCAAGCagtaacacatacacacatagtgtcacacacacatacactcacaggCACCTTAAGTCTGGGCCACTGCCCTTCCTTGACCTTATTCAGACAATGAGTCAAGCTGAAGCTGCTGCTTTtagtctttttaaaattaaagtttaAATTGTGTGATTATAAAAAATGTTGCTGCAAAATGAGAGTCAAGCAACTGACAGCAGGTTGCCCCACAATCTCATGAAGCCCAATTTGGGGAATGGAAAATGCTCATCCAGGTGCTGCTCTTCCAGCAAGGTGCTGCTGTGTGGTTTAAGAAGAGGTATGGGAGTGGGTCTGGGGGTCTGGGTCCAGGTCTGGGAGTGTGGCAAATGTGCACCCAAGTTGTCAATTGCAATTCAACTGAACCTATGTTGATGATGACTTTAAATCTGCAAGGAAGTCATTGAAGTGCAAACCACTTCATTCACTGAGTGCCGTACAtgcttgtattttaaaagtaAGCTTTGATGGGGTGTGGGGGCTACACAATGCTACACACATTGTTCTAGTTGAAGTTTAATGCAAGCATCACCACCACACCAACAGAAGAATGGTGGCTGAGCTGTATTGCTTGCTTTGCTTTGCAGCCAGAAGTAAAATGCAGAAAAGGCATTACCAGCAGATTCTTAATTATGTTAGTATTTACAAACTTCGTGATTGCTCACTGCTGCTCACTGATTGCTTTGGTCTGTTGCTTTACATTAATGATATTCAattataatcatcatattcaataATATTCAGATCGATCACATAAAGTACTCCTCAACAGAGGCTAATTAGTGGTTATGAAGGGACACATAACCCTCCTCTGCTGTGTGCACTTTTAACCACCATGCTTGATCGAGTGACAGGAGgcgggaggaaggagggagtggggagggaggaacAGAAGCAGCATGAAAACACAGAATTAAAGCCAAAGCATGGGATGGGGAATATAATCTCATCCATCAGAATTAAACAATCACTCACATGGTCAGTTTGTTGGGAAAGTGAGGGAGAAAGGCTTGGAGGAAAATATTCCCTCTGCTCAATGAAGTTGCATTgttgactaaggctgcagtccagtatatgtctactcagaagtaaactccattgggttcaatggcacttactcctaggtgagtgtgcattggattgcataaTAATCTAGGCAGCAGGAA belongs to Rhineura floridana isolate rRhiFlo1 chromosome 11, rRhiFlo1.hap2, whole genome shotgun sequence and includes:
- the LOC133367787 gene encoding olfactory receptor 14A16-like codes for the protein MTEETISVMNEHLYNKSYISVFLLLEFSAIRELQILHFFLFLGLYLITVSGNLLIIFAVAFDHHLHSPMYFFLMNLAIQDIGTISVIVPKSLVNSLMNTRHISYVGCVVQVFGYMFFAVSDFFLLTVMAYDRYIAICNPLQYEMVMNRAACTKRVGAVWIAGFLYAVLHTGGTFASPFCSNVINQFFCEIPQLLPLACSNLHLIEIGAIVMSFILTLSCFVYIGVTYVHIFSAVLKISSIQGRKKVFSTCLPHFIVFFVFCFTGCFAYLRPPSNTPSHLDLVLTVMYAIFPPMFNPIIYSMRNKEVKNALSKLLGLGHSSGSFTTSTNI